Genomic window (Primulina eburnea isolate SZY01 chromosome 8, ASM2296580v1, whole genome shotgun sequence):
TAACACCCagtaaaaacaaaataaaaaacactgtatataaaattaattgCATCTTAAACCCCATGTTTTAAAAAAGGGGCTTAAAACTTTCTATCATAGAGATTAAATATGCctgaatttttattaaataaagatgaaatatatttgatttttaaaaaacaaaaatggaATTAGCCTATTAGTACTTTTTAGAGATTCCATGGCTTTTAAACTTTTCACAATTTTATAAAGAAGTACGACAATCATAAATTACGTGTGTTTCTCGATCTTTACATATATACGTATATTTAAtatgattatattatatttaaatgagcaTCCCGTgtaaaattgctgtttctcatTTAAGAAACATTAGTTCTTAAAATATCTGATGAAACTTGACGCAAACATCTACTGAGACGAACCAGGGAGAGCACTTGACAACTCCATTGTATTGTGGTTAATATTATTCAGAAACTAGCAACAATAAAAGGAACAAATTGAGAAATCACAAGCCAAATCATAATTCAACCGTCATTGATTCCCGTTTCTCAGATACGTTCAAACCATTGCAGGAATGGTTTAGTACATAAGATTGAAATACAAGCGAGATCTACAAACTATTTATTCAAAGTACATGCCTTGATACACTATTCTTCTTAGACACTTGAAAACCGCCAAGCTCCTTGCTTCGCTTGGTATTGTTCCACTCTACCTTGATTTCTTACTTCGCATTCCCATTCGTGACTTTGCAAATCTAGATTGTTGGTTAAGAGAATCGCTCAATGTCACACAAACAAGGAACCGAAGAAGCtatttatgataaataataaagtAAAAACAGAGAAGGAAAAAGTTTAAAGGATACTCCAGCCGCATCCCTTCACCAGATGTCGAAGAATAAAGAATCGTGCCTTGTAAACGATTTAAAGCCTCTGTTGAGCAGGCAGTATCCTGAGTTATGAGCATTCATTTTCAGTTTATTTTCTCAGAAAAGAGTAcacaatgaaattaagaataaTCGATGACTCTCTGCATTATGATTTACCCCAGTTCATCTTACTGCAACGTACCTGAAAGTCTACAAATGACACTGGAGCTCCATATGTGCTTTGCATCTTCAATTTTAAAAATCCGCGACATCTATATCAGACCCAAATaaagttaaattttttataatatgcTATATCATCAAATTGACAATTGTCTTTAAAAGGTCTTCTACAAACCTCGAAAACACACGATTCAGCTCTTCCTCTGAGCAGGTTGGACCCAAATTAGCCACAAAGAGGGTGGGACACGGAGTATTGTTCTGCAGATATTTTGgaaaaattattattcagtTGCATAAGCAACCCTGAAAATTGAATTGGCGCGGTGTATCAGCATCAAATACCATTATAACCGCATAAAaggaatttaaaaagaaaaactgcagtagcaccacaatcaaaacAAGGGAAAACTCAAGAGTTTGGGGTGTTCACTGATGCACTTAGTAGTAATTAGTAAATGAGTTGTTAAAGACATAAACACAGCAACCAAAAGTAGCATAACTAATTTACATTCATTTAGACCCATTTCAAAATTGGCGAAAAAAGATAAAACTTTGATCCCAAGTTTGAACAACATGTGGTCCCATCTCAAATTGCTCAAGCAGTCCGGCAGCCCTAACACTTCTAAGTCATTTGTTCAAATACAGGCCCTTTCGAGACCATTAGGTAGATTTTACATAATCTTGTGAGCGGATACAATCCAATTCTTTAGTGAGGAACTTTAAAATATTCAAGTTTAGGGGGAGTAGGAGCCCATCAAAAGCTCCTATAGAATATTTTATGTTACGATGTAAATTCTTGGCATTTATTCAAATTCTATACTTCATAATATCTGGCACATAATTATCGCACAGAAGAAAAGACTACACTGAATTCAAAAATTAGGGAAGTAACACTCACTGATTTTACAGCCGCATTCCCCATTCCACCAACACTTCCAAAACTGGAACAtgacaaaaaataaaagttagtagAGTCACTCCGTTATCAgcatgctagactagcaaagACCTCTTAACTCAAGGAAATAGGGCACATGGCAAGTACTTCTGCTTCACCCTAGACCTTTCAGCCAGAAGTAACCATTAAGGTAGGTAAAACTCGGAAACTGAAGTAATCACTTCCAAGTAAAGTTGTGCATGAGTAGTGCAGATGACCTTTGTGTGGAAGGATAACCAATCGTGTTGTAAGCGGAATTACCGATTCCAGGCATGTGAATGCTGTCAACACCTGCTAGTGCCCAAGCGTGCAAACATGTGTAGAGTGAGATCTTAGAACAGTGTCCTCCATGTGACTAACTAGCTATGCCTTAAAAGAGATCAGATGAGGACCATTCAAccagtttttaaaaaaatatgattttaaaatatagaTGAAATAATTCTTTAAAGTACCTGTAATTAACATTCTAACCCTCCAAGTAGAGACTGTTAATAAGCACTGCATAATTAACCTAAAACACATTCTTACCAGGATCATAGCTCCTCTCAAAAGTAGAAGATCCTTTTTGTCTCTTTTCTGAACTTTGTCCCTCATCATCTGATTTGTAAGGTTGTTATTTCACAATATCAGCTACTAGCCAATAATCGATGGGAATTAAGGGGAAAAACAACAAAGGAGATTGTACTCAAGTAGAAATCTACCTGATCTGTGGCGCTTAGACCTAGAATTAGACTTTGCAAGATCAATATACAAAGTAGAACCTTTTTCAAGATCAAAAACCATCCCCTGAAAAAAACAATTTCACGGAAAAACCCAAATGATTATAATCCTTAATtagaatattaaatatataacaCTCACCAAACTACAaacaataaattttaataaaaaggtTCTCTCTTCAAGTTGAGTGAAGTCTGAAGTGGCTCTTAACCTCTTAATTGAGTGACACATCATCTTTTCTTCACGCCTCATTTCACTTAAAAAATGAATCTCAGTGTCGAAAATAGAACTAAGACTGCAGGAGCCAAGAAAAGGATCTTACACAATATGAAATTTTGGACTGTAAAGAAAAGTCCAATGGCAGTTCATATATCAAGCTAGGCTCGTCATACTCAAACTAAAAGTCATGACCAAACGGAGACTACTTAACTTAGCACTGTCCATTTGACTTACCAAAGATTTGTCAACTTAAGCTCTTAACAAAATCTTTCAAAGGGATCAAAGATTTTTTTACTCTTCAATTACAGCATGTAAGAGTACGTGTTAACTATAAACTTTATCCAAAGAtctaatataatatgcatgGGCATTGGTTACATAAAAATGATCTTTGTATATAAAGTTTACACCACAAATCTTCACAAAACAAGCTAAAGAATTCATTCTGTGACAACAGGAGTTTAAAATTTATAGAATTTGCAACTGCCATTATTTAAAATCTAGGAGAAGTCTTACACTCAGTGCATGCAAAGCCATAACTGCTGACTGCTGATCCACAAATGTTGCAAAAGCAAATGGCTGGAAACACATAAATCAGGCATTTTCAGAAAAAGAGAATAAATTACTGTAATATAACACAAGTTGAGGTTCAAAAAatcaaaatgatgaaataaattcCAGCTAATTCAAACTAACGAGAAATAAATCAGTTTGAAATAACGTAATTCCTAGAACACCAGTAGTTATGAAACTCAAATTTTACAGCTGAGTAACCCAGCAGGCACATGACATCATATAAAATCAATTTAGCCATGCAAGTTTCCATGGGGTTATGGCATgcctaaaaaaattaaagattaaagaaatacacacacacacacacaaaacatCGCAAACGTGATTAAATGAATCACAAACTGGCTCGTCTCGAATTTCCACGACCATAATTTAAGCTCATTCACCTATAATTCCCCTTCTGTATTCATTTAGCATGCATAGGTAACAAATAACACAAAATTTCTCGACCTCTAAAACAAAATCCTAGGTGCCAAAACTGGACACAATAGTTAGAATCAAAAcattagtttttttaaaaagagaaaatattCGAGTAATTAAGCATAAAAAAAGTATATGCTGAACTACGTCTACGAAGCATAAATCCATGTAAAGGTCGTGCATACCTGACTATTAGATGAGGTAGGCGCGCGAAGGTTAGAGGACTGGTATCCTGGGAATTCACGAAATAGATTGTAAATTTCTCTGGGTTTTACATCTTCTGGAAGACCTGCGACGAAGAGTGTTCTCAGCTGATCGTGGGAGGAGTTCGGATAGAGTGGGGAAGCGTAGGTGACAAATTGAGGTTGGACATGAATTGGATGAGAAACGACAGATGGAGGTTGATGAGACGTCCCCGGAGGAGGAGGCGGAGGCGGGGTGGGCTGGTAATATGGGTGGTGGATTGGTGGCGCGTAGTAAGACGTGAGGTCGTCCATGGAGGATGGAATTCGAAGATCAACGAACCCTAGGTTCCACCAACGTTCCTTCGGAGAAAATAGAAATGGATCCGATCTACACCTGGACGACCAGGACCCgttatatcaaatcaaacctCGTAAAATGAACAGTTGAACATAAAAGCCCATTTAGATTCCCAAAATCCCTAAACTTAGGGGATTAGGAAAATGCTAATGCACCAAAAGCATTGATCAAAAACATATTTAGAGTGAGTCTCGTGTAATCGataagacgggtcaaccctacccatattcacaataaaaagaagtactcttagcataaaaagtaatattttttcattattacctaaataagagatccgtctcacaaatatgacccgtgagaccgtctcacacaagtttttaccacaTATTTATTATGAACCCTATTCTTTTCTGCTTGGTTTATCTCACCATCATTTGTTCTTATTGCATATAATAACATTCACA
Coding sequences:
- the LOC140838239 gene encoding uncharacterized protein, with product MDDLTSYYAPPIHHPYYQPTPPPPPPPGTSHQPPSVVSHPIHVQPQFVTYASPLYPNSSHDQLRTLFVAGLPEDVKPREIYNLFREFPGYQSSNLRAPTSSNSQPFAFATFVDQQSAVMALHALSGMVFDLEKGSTLYIDLAKSNSRSKRHRSDDEGQSSEKRQKGSSTFERSYDPGVDSIHMPGIGNSAYNTIGYPSTQSFGSVGGMGNAAVKSNNTPCPTLFVANLGPTCSEEELNRVFSRCRGFLKLKMQSTYGAPVSFVDFQDTACSTEALNRLQGTILYSSTSGEGMRLEFAKSRMGMRSKKSR